The following are from one region of the Alicyclobacillus fastidiosus genome:
- a CDS encoding RnfABCDGE type electron transport complex subunit D yields the protein MNNQENQQRTLKQAHRQTFWNTPKGYVIITLVVLMIVGAVKAADRSGVITVIISVATALVIDSAVAIARRYKRYFSDGGAVTGLILGLVLSSATPWYITIIVTAIGVLSKHVLKIGRKPIFNPAGFGLLVALFLFKTGQSWWGDLADLPIWCIVFVLVAGYLVVQRVNKFPQVFAFLGGYFVLLIVAALLHVGHAAYSPGDALRDPIVNSALFMAFFMLTDPPTSPAKYKDQVWFGLIVAVVSILVYILFGGLSYLLIGLAVGNVWKAWTTRRAKGKPARRALSDVLEIVN from the coding sequence ATGAATAATCAAGAGAACCAACAGCGCACTTTGAAACAGGCGCATCGCCAAACGTTTTGGAATACGCCGAAAGGGTACGTGATCATCACGTTGGTTGTCCTGATGATCGTCGGGGCGGTGAAGGCGGCTGATCGAAGCGGCGTGATCACCGTCATCATTTCCGTGGCGACCGCGCTTGTCATCGATTCGGCAGTAGCCATCGCCCGCCGATATAAGCGCTATTTTTCTGACGGCGGCGCCGTGACGGGACTTATCCTCGGCTTAGTCCTCAGTTCGGCGACGCCCTGGTACATCACCATCATTGTGACGGCCATCGGTGTGCTCTCGAAGCACGTCCTCAAAATAGGGCGCAAGCCCATTTTCAATCCTGCTGGCTTTGGATTGCTCGTGGCGCTCTTTCTATTTAAAACGGGTCAGAGTTGGTGGGGGGACCTTGCAGATCTACCGATTTGGTGCATCGTATTTGTGCTGGTCGCAGGCTACCTCGTGGTCCAGCGGGTGAACAAGTTTCCGCAAGTGTTTGCGTTTCTAGGTGGATATTTCGTCTTACTCATCGTAGCTGCGCTCCTACATGTAGGGCACGCCGCCTATTCTCCAGGAGACGCTCTACGCGATCCGATTGTGAATTCGGCACTTTTTATGGCCTTCTTCATGTTGACAGACCCTCCGACGTCACCTGCCAAATACAAGGACCAGGTCTGGTTCGGACTTATTGTCGCCGTGGTCTCCATACTGGTCTACATCCTATTTGGCGGGTTGAGTTATCTCTTAATTGGTCTCGCGGTCGGCAACGTTTGGAAGGCATGGACAACTCGTCGGGCGAAAGGGAAACCGGCACGCCGGGCGCTTAGCGATGTATTAGAGATAGTGAATTAA
- a CDS encoding FAD:protein FMN transferase has product MMNAVDGDRRTVTRTTLAMGTIVNVHVSTVKPDFLIERAMGRVSQVFRDVEHNCSRFDASSELSQLCRSTGVFVPVSDMLFEAVRFAIEVAKATDGLFDPTVGQTMSRLGFNRHYLTGAVVMPDLTGRADYRDVELDEDRRQIRLAKPLLLDLGAVAKGFAIDLAAQTLQGFEGFVVDAGGDLYVSGTNHHGEAWHVGIQHPVDSRRTICNLRLTDTAICTSGNYERKSPVVATAHHIVDAKTGISPVEVVSCTAIAPYAMMADAFSTASLLLGVEHGIKLLEALGLEGLWITSDLEVHTTNQFTRYQYE; this is encoded by the coding sequence ATGATGAATGCTGTGGACGGGGACCGGCGGACCGTGACTCGGACGACATTGGCAATGGGGACGATTGTCAACGTTCACGTTTCGACTGTCAAGCCGGACTTCTTGATCGAACGGGCAATGGGTCGCGTCAGTCAAGTGTTCCGGGATGTCGAACACAACTGCAGCCGATTTGACGCAAGCAGCGAATTGTCTCAGTTGTGTAGGTCAACTGGGGTATTTGTACCGGTGAGCGACATGTTGTTCGAGGCCGTTCGCTTCGCCATTGAGGTTGCAAAGGCCACCGACGGACTCTTCGATCCGACCGTTGGCCAAACGATGTCTCGACTAGGGTTCAACCGCCACTATCTGACCGGGGCTGTGGTCATGCCAGACTTGACCGGGCGGGCGGATTATCGAGACGTCGAGTTAGACGAGGATCGTAGGCAAATCAGGTTGGCTAAGCCCCTCCTTCTCGATCTCGGCGCCGTCGCGAAAGGTTTTGCCATCGACTTGGCAGCCCAGACCCTTCAGGGATTTGAAGGCTTTGTCGTCGACGCAGGTGGAGATCTTTACGTATCTGGGACGAATCATCACGGTGAGGCATGGCACGTTGGAATTCAGCACCCTGTAGACAGTCGGCGCACGATTTGTAATCTTCGGCTTACGGATACCGCGATTTGCACTTCCGGAAACTACGAGCGCAAGAGCCCGGTCGTTGCGACGGCTCACCATATCGTCGACGCCAAAACTGGTATTTCGCCAGTCGAGGTGGTCTCTTGTACAGCAATTGCACCCTATGCGATGATGGCTGATGCTTTCTCGACAGCCAGTTTGTTGTTAGGGGTTGAGCATGGAATCAAACTTCTCGAGGCCTTGGGACTCGAAGGGCTTTGGATCACGAGCGACTTAGAGGTACACACGACAAATCAATTCACGAGGTATCAATATGAATAA
- a CDS encoding FMN-binding protein: MAPKLGNKFVALCTVALGAMYTTGYVITENHDPVSAHTVPAQSGQSASTDDGGAKPQTTTDSSGNTGASASGSTTKTASTSTSGQSQSQSTSKQKYLDGTYTGSGANDIGTVSVAVTIKSGKISGVQITQCDTHYPEDYIAGLPQEVVALQSYNVNIVTGATKSTEDFAEAVYEALSQAQNPHYVA, encoded by the coding sequence ATGGCTCCTAAGCTGGGGAATAAATTTGTCGCCTTATGCACCGTCGCATTAGGCGCAATGTACACGACAGGGTATGTCATTACAGAGAATCACGACCCTGTATCTGCGCACACCGTTCCAGCGCAGAGTGGACAATCGGCGAGTACAGACGATGGCGGCGCTAAGCCACAGACAACCACGGATTCTTCCGGAAATACGGGGGCGTCGGCGAGCGGATCGACCACGAAGACCGCGTCTACGTCGACGAGTGGACAGTCGCAGTCGCAGTCGACCAGCAAACAAAAATACCTTGACGGGACCTATACGGGGTCGGGGGCAAACGACATTGGAACGGTTTCCGTAGCCGTCACCATCAAGAGTGGCAAGATCTCGGGCGTGCAGATTACGCAGTGTGATACGCATTACCCGGAAGATTACATCGCTGGTTTGCCGCAAGAGGTCGTCGCGTTGCAAAGTTACAATGTCAACATTGTGACCGGGGCGACGAAAAGCACGGAGGATTTTGCCGAGGCGGTCTACGAGGCTTTGTCGCAGGCGCAAAACCCGCATTATGTGGCGTGA
- a CDS encoding acyltransferase, whose product MSKRRHLYEIDLMRAFIMLGVLSVHTTSFFLSMNPKASPAFLAIGALITSMHFTRESFMFMTGLVLFITYYHRTFRTIDFWKKRFLLIAIPYIAWNVVYIVFKGLNNPGQNYWAPLTLLNDMRHSLFTGNQYYLYYVLVTIQFYVVFPLLLKGLRKFERYHLQILIGSFVVQLLLMAACKFILPNIHYTKLPPVLSNLEQYRDQIVLTYQFWFIAGGIIACHYTKVTAFIKQHHRLLLATLIFSIPIVWGHYFLDRLVFHEVEGTAETVLQPIMIPYSLLVTINLWSAGLQWAARRTQVGWRPMSWLIGCAANASFGIYLIQPFPITYMEKFIHHLDHAGIPTWLHYSLWPFCILFVYCTGMLFAHWIGKIPYLSYIVGRKMSFTKWRPNSPTLPGSPLHN is encoded by the coding sequence TTGTCTAAGCGTCGTCATCTTTACGAAATCGACCTGATGCGCGCATTCATCATGCTAGGGGTATTGTCCGTGCACACGACTTCATTTTTCCTCTCCATGAACCCGAAGGCATCCCCAGCGTTTTTAGCCATTGGGGCGCTCATTACATCCATGCATTTTACGCGCGAGTCATTCATGTTCATGACCGGACTGGTCCTGTTTATCACCTACTACCACCGGACATTTCGCACCATCGACTTCTGGAAAAAGCGATTTCTACTGATAGCCATTCCGTATATCGCTTGGAATGTGGTCTACATCGTGTTCAAAGGACTGAACAATCCAGGTCAAAATTACTGGGCTCCGCTGACCCTGTTGAACGATATGAGACACTCTCTCTTCACAGGGAATCAATACTACCTCTACTACGTGCTCGTCACCATCCAATTCTATGTCGTTTTCCCGCTACTACTAAAGGGACTACGCAAATTTGAGCGATATCATCTGCAGATATTGATCGGCAGCTTCGTCGTCCAATTGCTGCTCATGGCAGCATGCAAATTCATCCTTCCGAATATCCACTATACAAAATTACCACCGGTTCTCTCGAACTTAGAGCAATATCGCGATCAAATCGTGCTAACGTACCAGTTCTGGTTCATTGCAGGCGGCATTATCGCATGCCACTACACCAAAGTTACAGCGTTTATCAAACAGCATCATCGACTCCTGCTTGCGACACTCATCTTCTCCATCCCGATTGTATGGGGTCATTACTTTTTAGACAGGCTCGTATTTCACGAAGTCGAAGGTACTGCAGAAACGGTACTTCAACCAATCATGATTCCGTATAGCCTGTTGGTGACCATCAATCTCTGGTCTGCTGGACTACAGTGGGCCGCGCGACGTACACAGGTTGGCTGGCGACCTATGAGCTGGTTGATCGGATGCGCGGCCAACGCGTCATTTGGCATTTATCTCATCCAGCCGTTTCCGATTACCTATATGGAGAAGTTCATTCACCACCTCGATCACGCTGGCATTCCCACCTGGCTTCACTACAGCTTGTGGCCATTTTGCATCCTATTTGTGTATTGCACCGGGATGCTGTTCGCTCATTGGATCGGAAAGATTCCCTACCTCTCCTATATCGTGGGCCGGAAAATGTCGTTCACGAAATGGCGACCCAATTCGCCCACGCTACCCGGATCCCCGCTTCACAACTAG
- a CDS encoding MFS transporter has translation MMESNARQAIAGEGNPRMWWILANVSVGTFMSTLDGSIANVGLPTISESLHVPLHAVQWVVSAYLLTICAMLPLVGNLADRFGRSRLYNVGFLVFSAGSACCALSGSIAMLIGSRILQAIGASLLMANSQALVFTTFPAHQRGRAFGVIGSMVSLGSLAGPAVGGVLIGYFGWPSIFWVNVPIGVVGFVAGLFLLPRRKVASALSGRFDYAGAALFVVGIISLLYMISNGDIWGWSSTRSLLFLVVAIVLLVLFGIRERMAHNPIIDFALYRNPAFSSASFAAMLSFISLFCTTTMMPFYLEDVLHVSPQVTGTVMMAYPLTMAIVAPLSGALSDKMGSNVLTTGGLALNAVGFILLTLLSTHVAVWLVAIHLCIFGVGQGMFQSPNNSSLMGTAPRDKVGLVGGLNALVRNIGMVLGIALSVSLFSMRLHALTGMATQASLNNVPMHPFISALHTVFWSAAGVCLVGSAISSLRGVRRGA, from the coding sequence ATGATGGAGTCGAACGCTAGGCAGGCGATTGCTGGAGAGGGCAATCCGAGAATGTGGTGGATCCTAGCCAACGTATCCGTTGGCACCTTTATGTCGACCTTGGATGGTAGTATTGCCAACGTTGGTTTACCGACTATCTCTGAGTCGTTACACGTCCCGTTACATGCCGTTCAATGGGTTGTCTCAGCCTATCTGTTGACCATTTGCGCAATGCTTCCGCTGGTTGGGAATTTGGCGGATCGGTTTGGGCGCAGCCGCCTGTACAACGTCGGCTTCTTGGTCTTTTCCGCCGGATCAGCCTGTTGTGCATTGTCGGGAAGCATTGCGATGCTTATCGGATCAAGAATATTACAAGCCATTGGAGCCTCTTTGTTGATGGCGAACAGCCAAGCGCTGGTGTTCACGACATTCCCCGCGCATCAGCGCGGGCGCGCCTTTGGCGTTATAGGCTCAATGGTGTCATTGGGCTCCCTCGCGGGTCCGGCCGTAGGTGGGGTTTTAATTGGGTACTTCGGTTGGCCATCAATCTTCTGGGTCAATGTTCCGATTGGTGTGGTCGGGTTTGTCGCCGGGCTATTTCTCTTACCCAGAAGAAAAGTCGCATCTGCCTTGTCAGGTCGGTTTGATTATGCAGGTGCAGCCTTGTTTGTAGTCGGGATCATATCACTCTTGTACATGATATCGAATGGGGATATATGGGGTTGGTCGTCCACGCGTAGTCTACTCTTCCTCGTGGTCGCCATCGTGCTGTTAGTCCTCTTTGGCATTCGCGAACGGATGGCCCACAATCCAATTATCGATTTCGCTCTGTACCGCAACCCAGCGTTTAGCTCGGCCAGTTTTGCAGCCATGTTGTCCTTTATTTCGTTGTTTTGCACGACGACCATGATGCCATTCTACCTAGAAGATGTGCTACACGTGAGTCCGCAGGTCACTGGTACCGTGATGATGGCGTATCCGCTGACGATGGCAATCGTGGCTCCGCTGTCTGGCGCCTTGTCCGATAAGATGGGCTCGAATGTGTTGACGACAGGCGGGCTTGCCCTGAATGCGGTCGGTTTTATCCTCCTGACATTGCTCTCTACGCACGTCGCCGTATGGCTTGTCGCCATACATCTATGCATTTTCGGTGTGGGTCAGGGGATGTTTCAATCTCCAAACAACTCCAGTTTAATGGGGACCGCGCCAAGGGACAAAGTGGGCCTGGTGGGCGGTTTGAACGCCCTGGTTCGAAATATCGGGATGGTCTTGGGCATTGCATTATCCGTCTCGCTGTTTTCTATGCGCTTGCACGCACTGACCGGAATGGCGACCCAGGCGTCGCTAAACAACGTACCCATGCATCCGTTTATCTCAGCGCTGCACACGGTATTTTGGTCAGCGGCAGGGGTTTGTCTGGTAGGCTCGGCGATCTCATCGTTGAGAGGAGTCAGGCGAGGAGCTTAA
- a CDS encoding HPr family phosphocarrier protein — protein sequence MVVERQVTLKNVSGLHARPASQFVAEATKFTSSVSVEVNGKRVDAKSILGLLSLGISQGQAISIITEGPDEEQALTTLCKLVDDGFGE from the coding sequence ATGGTTGTGGAACGACAAGTGACTTTGAAAAACGTTTCAGGTCTACACGCGCGCCCTGCATCGCAATTTGTTGCTGAGGCCACAAAGTTTACTTCGAGTGTGTCTGTCGAAGTGAATGGCAAGCGTGTCGATGCAAAGAGCATTCTCGGACTCCTCAGTCTCGGCATTTCACAAGGACAGGCCATCTCCATCATCACCGAGGGTCCGGACGAAGAGCAGGCTTTAACCACGTTGTGTAAATTGGTAGATGACGGATTCGGTGAGTAA